The following proteins are encoded in a genomic region of Reichenbachiella sp.:
- a CDS encoding cob(I)yrinic acid a,c-diamide adenosyltransferase, whose product MKVYTKTGDKGTTGLLGGTRVLKSDLRIESYGTVDELNSHMGMVRDQKVNEPIADELIQIQNTLFVIGSHLASDPEKSKVVIPDIANDSIEKLEKAIDRMDDELPEMRNFVLPGGHVSVSAGHIARCVCRRAERLVIGLSEHTEIHENITKYLNRLSDYLFVLCRWMTKELNAEEVPWKP is encoded by the coding sequence ATGAAGGTATACACAAAAACTGGCGACAAAGGAACTACAGGGCTTCTCGGGGGAACTCGAGTTTTAAAATCAGACTTGCGAATAGAGTCTTATGGTACCGTCGATGAGTTGAATAGTCATATGGGCATGGTGCGTGATCAAAAAGTAAATGAACCAATTGCTGATGAGTTGATACAAATTCAAAACACACTTTTTGTAATAGGTTCTCATTTGGCCTCTGACCCTGAGAAATCCAAAGTGGTCATACCTGATATAGCTAACGATTCTATAGAAAAGCTTGAAAAGGCCATCGATAGAATGGATGATGAATTGCCTGAAATGAGAAACTTTGTTTTACCAGGAGGACATGTATCTGTATCTGCAGGTCACATCGCGAGATGCGTTTGTAGAAGAGCAGAGCGCTTAGTTATTGGATTGTCAGAGCATACCGAAATACATGAAAATATTACGAAATACTTGAATCGACTTTCGGATTACCTGTTCGTACTTTGCCGATGGATGACCAAAGAATTGAATGCAGAAGAAGTGCCTTGGAAACCCTAA
- a CDS encoding branched-chain amino acid aminotransferase: MTETAEFEIKKIERSRISEVDFNNIPFGKVYADHMFVADFEDGEWKNMRIEPYGDLAISPANATLHYGQSVFEGLKAYKNKEGEILIFRPEANAKRMIISAERMCIPPISEEFFMSALSALLKVDSAWVPGQENTSLYIRPVVFADDPYVGIRPSETYKFLIFTAPVGAYYSEPVNVKIETKYTRAVAGGVGYAKTAGNYAASLYPALQAQKEGYHQLIWTDGQTHEFVEEAGTMNLLFLMNDTLVTAPTGDSILNGITRDSVLTLARDWGMKVEEKRLSVKELEAALKAGEVKEAFGAGTAATIAKIHKIGYNGTDYVLPEEKPLADKLFDTLDKIKLGEIEDTHGWVYKV; encoded by the coding sequence ATGACTGAGACGGCAGAATTTGAAATCAAGAAGATCGAAAGATCCAGAATTAGTGAAGTTGACTTCAACAATATTCCATTTGGTAAAGTTTACGCGGATCATATGTTCGTGGCGGACTTCGAAGATGGTGAGTGGAAAAATATGAGAATTGAGCCCTATGGGGACCTAGCCATAAGCCCAGCTAATGCTACTTTGCATTATGGTCAGTCAGTATTCGAAGGCTTAAAAGCATATAAAAACAAGGAAGGCGAAATCTTGATTTTCAGACCAGAGGCTAATGCCAAAAGGATGATCATTAGTGCAGAACGCATGTGTATTCCTCCGATATCTGAGGAGTTTTTTATGTCTGCATTAAGCGCCTTGCTAAAAGTCGATAGTGCTTGGGTACCTGGTCAGGAAAACACTTCTCTATATATTAGACCCGTCGTATTTGCTGATGACCCTTATGTGGGAATCAGACCTTCAGAGACTTACAAATTTTTGATATTCACAGCGCCTGTTGGAGCCTACTATTCTGAACCTGTGAATGTGAAAATTGAAACTAAATACACCAGAGCGGTAGCTGGTGGTGTTGGATATGCTAAGACAGCTGGTAACTATGCCGCCTCTTTGTATCCGGCTTTGCAAGCGCAGAAAGAAGGCTATCATCAATTGATTTGGACCGATGGTCAAACCCATGAATTTGTAGAGGAAGCAGGTACAATGAACTTGTTGTTCTTGATGAACGATACTTTAGTGACAGCACCCACTGGCGATTCAATCCTGAATGGTATTACCAGAGACAGTGTCTTGACTCTGGCTAGAGACTGGGGCATGAAAGTGGAAGAAAAAAGACTAAGTGTCAAAGAATTGGAAGCTGCTTTGAAAGCCGGTGAAGTGAAAGAAGCTTTTGGTGCAGGTACAGCAGCAACTATCGCAAAAATCCATAAGATTGGATATAACGGTACGGACTATGTGCTTCCAGAAGAAAAGCCATTGGCTGATAAATTGTTTGACACATTGGACAAAATTAAGCTGGGCGAAATAGAGGATACCCATGGGTGGGTATATAAGGTGTAA
- a CDS encoding DEAD/DEAH box helicase → MKYEAYNISPELKRNLETQGFKRPTDIQFKSIPAILKGEDVLAIAQTGTGKTAAFAIPIIDRLQRSKKHRSGDAIRCVVMVPTRELAIQITRAFDELSKGTKVRAMSIFGGVEQDPQIAKLAKGVDVIVTTPGRMFDLVSQGFILLDQVETVVLDEADHMLNLGFIKDIQDLIKHLPKRRQTLFFSATIDEKIKKVAYSLVHKPIRIQISPKDPVSKNVEHAVAFIKMDDKRFFLERLIGENPDKKILVFVRTKVRAERVLAAMTRVNIAGQTIHGDKGQDDRNRVMSAFRAGRNKILIATDVSARGIDIPNVDFVVNYDMPDEPENYVHRVGRTGRGKQKGQAVSFCSPEEKPLLNEVEKYTHTPIQVMDIEWNAYQDTIDLTADTNDNWKQLIKEAEANPHKPKKKKKKR, encoded by the coding sequence ATGAAATACGAAGCCTACAATATTAGCCCTGAATTGAAGCGAAATCTTGAGACCCAGGGATTTAAGCGACCCACAGATATTCAGTTTAAATCGATACCGGCGATATTGAAAGGCGAGGATGTATTGGCTATTGCACAAACTGGAACAGGAAAGACGGCTGCTTTCGCCATTCCTATTATTGATCGGTTGCAAAGATCAAAAAAACATAGAAGTGGAGATGCCATTCGATGCGTAGTGATGGTGCCAACAAGGGAGTTGGCGATACAAATCACCAGAGCATTTGATGAATTGTCGAAGGGTACCAAAGTACGTGCTATGAGTATTTTTGGTGGGGTAGAACAAGATCCTCAAATTGCTAAATTGGCCAAAGGAGTAGATGTGATTGTAACTACTCCGGGTAGAATGTTTGACTTAGTGAGCCAAGGGTTTATCCTATTGGATCAAGTAGAAACAGTAGTGCTGGACGAAGCGGATCATATGCTCAATTTGGGTTTTATTAAGGATATTCAAGATTTAATTAAGCATTTGCCCAAAAGACGACAAACGCTTTTTTTCTCTGCTACCATAGACGAGAAGATCAAAAAAGTAGCCTACTCATTGGTACACAAGCCAATCAGAATTCAAATTTCTCCGAAAGACCCAGTCTCAAAGAATGTCGAGCACGCTGTGGCATTCATCAAGATGGATGATAAACGATTTTTTTTGGAAAGATTGATCGGTGAGAATCCTGATAAGAAAATACTGGTTTTTGTAAGAACGAAGGTCCGAGCCGAACGAGTATTGGCTGCTATGACAAGAGTCAATATCGCTGGACAAACCATTCATGGTGACAAGGGTCAAGACGATCGTAATCGCGTAATGAGTGCTTTTCGAGCGGGTAGAAATAAGATACTTATAGCGACTGATGTTAGTGCCAGAGGGATAGATATCCCTAATGTGGATTTTGTAGTGAACTATGACATGCCGGATGAACCAGAAAACTACGTGCACCGAGTCGGACGAACGGGTCGAGGCAAGCAAAAGGGGCAGGCGGTGAGTTTCTGTAGCCCTGAAGAAAAACCTTTATTGAATGAAGTAGAAAAATATACACATACACCTATCCAGGTGATGGATATTGAATGGAATGCCTATCAGGATACGATTGATCTCACGGCAGATACAAACGACAACTGGAAGCAACTCATCAAAGAAGCTGAGGCCAATCCTCACAAGCCAAAGAAGAAAAAGAAAAAGCGATAA
- a CDS encoding gluconate:H+ symporter — protein MIDIQLILAVVAGIGILLFLILYFKIQAFLALLMASIAVGLMAGMEPTTIMNSIKTGMGNTLGFVATVVGLGAIFGAILEQSGAAGALANFFLNKMGEEKAPWAMTITGFVVAIPVFFDVAFIILVPLIYSLQRRSGKSLYLFAIPLLAGLAATHSFIPPTPGPVAVADILGADLGLVIMFGFIIGIPAVIISGPLLAKRLAAQAFIAAPPIENNENSTSNNPKLAPVLIIIAIPILLIVLNTISKTWLESGALKSWLEFFGHPFSALIIANLLAWYFMGIKNGFTKEALSEMSTKSLAPAGIIILLTGAGGVFKQILMDTGTGQMLADAFADNLSSPFIFAFVMAALMRIVQGSATVAMITSAGMTAALIASSNLSSPQLALLVIAIASGATVLSHVNDSGFWLINRYLGLSVKQTFRSWTVMTTLLGISSFIFTLILAYFV, from the coding sequence ATGATAGACATTCAACTCATATTGGCTGTAGTTGCCGGCATAGGCATTCTGCTTTTTCTGATACTTTATTTCAAGATTCAAGCATTTTTAGCGCTGCTTATGGCCAGTATCGCTGTAGGCTTAATGGCCGGCATGGAACCAACCACTATTATGAACTCCATAAAAACAGGCATGGGAAATACCTTGGGCTTTGTAGCAACGGTGGTAGGGCTCGGTGCGATTTTCGGAGCGATACTAGAACAATCTGGGGCAGCTGGGGCATTGGCCAATTTCTTTCTCAATAAAATGGGAGAAGAAAAAGCTCCTTGGGCCATGACCATCACGGGATTCGTAGTGGCAATTCCTGTTTTCTTTGATGTGGCCTTTATCATCCTGGTGCCACTTATCTATTCTTTACAAAGAAGATCCGGTAAATCACTTTATCTATTTGCCATACCGCTTTTAGCGGGACTGGCGGCTACCCATAGCTTTATCCCTCCTACGCCTGGACCGGTAGCTGTGGCTGATATATTAGGTGCTGACTTGGGCTTAGTGATTATGTTTGGTTTCATCATTGGCATTCCTGCGGTCATTATTAGTGGCCCCTTACTCGCCAAGCGATTAGCAGCCCAAGCATTCATTGCTGCACCTCCGATCGAAAACAATGAAAACAGTACATCAAATAATCCAAAGCTTGCTCCTGTACTAATCATCATTGCCATCCCTATCCTTTTGATAGTATTAAATACCATATCGAAAACCTGGCTAGAATCCGGGGCCTTAAAAAGCTGGTTAGAATTTTTTGGACATCCGTTCTCCGCTTTGATTATTGCGAATTTATTGGCTTGGTATTTTATGGGGATCAAAAATGGGTTTACTAAAGAGGCCTTGTCAGAAATGAGCACCAAATCGTTGGCACCTGCTGGAATCATCATCCTACTCACAGGTGCTGGAGGTGTATTCAAACAAATATTGATGGATACCGGCACTGGTCAAATGCTGGCTGATGCTTTTGCCGACAACTTATCTTCGCCGTTTATTTTCGCCTTTGTGATGGCTGCGCTTATGCGAATAGTGCAAGGGTCCGCTACTGTAGCCATGATTACTTCGGCAGGAATGACAGCTGCGCTAATAGCATCATCAAACTTGTCTTCACCACAACTGGCTCTCTTGGTGATTGCCATTGCCTCAGGAGCTACGGTTCTTTCACATGTGAATGATAGTGGCTTTTGGTTGATCAACCGTTATCTGGGATTATCGGTCAAACAGACGTTTAGATCTTGGACCGTGATGACCACGCTTTTGGGAATTTCAAGTTTTATTTTCACCCTTATACTCGCTTATTTCGTATAA
- the gndA gene encoding NADP-dependent phosphogluconate dehydrogenase, with translation MIIVMGVSGTGKTTVGQLLAKEMAIPFFDADDFHPESNIEKLSSGQPLTDSDRKPWLEILGKEIKTWEANGGAVLACSALKEKYRKTLSTIPIEQLTIIHLSGTFELIKKRLSHRKGHFLDPSILKSQFEDLEACHSAIQVSIDQTPDKILQEILSKMSNKTAFGIIGMGVMGQNLAINMANNKVRLSVFNRHVAGKEEDIAKNFVAKHPALNIQGFDDLSEFVDSMAPPRNILLMVQAGTAVDSIIDELTPLLGPDDLIIDGGNSNYLDTNRRDQALALHDINFIGTGISGGEEGARKGPSIMPGGSRTAYNRIAPFLENIAAKDANGKACCTYVGPEGSGHFIKMVHNGIEYAEMQLLAEVYELMRNGLGMQPEEIAKTLEHWKTKGLDSYLLEITINILRKEENGELLLDKILDAASQKGTGGWSTEAAIRLGSPLNTIADAVMARNISAQKETRTAANELYGQIKQPISKDLDSFIQALMEGYSAARIVNHAVGFDMMKEASTQYDWSLDFSEISRIWTNGCIIRSELMSAMVNFFKDTDRLLFHPAIVKSLGEQQASLAQVVGQALASGYPVPVLASAMNFFLGYVNGQSSANMLQAQRDYFGAHTYKRVDQPLTESFHTEWT, from the coding sequence ATGATAATAGTAATGGGGGTATCTGGAACGGGAAAGACAACGGTCGGTCAATTGCTGGCCAAAGAAATGGCTATCCCATTTTTTGATGCTGATGATTTTCATCCTGAAAGCAACATTGAAAAACTTTCGTCTGGCCAACCTTTGACAGACTCGGATCGAAAGCCCTGGCTAGAAATATTAGGTAAAGAAATAAAAACCTGGGAAGCGAATGGAGGAGCCGTTTTAGCTTGTTCTGCACTGAAAGAAAAATACAGGAAAACATTGTCTACCATACCTATCGAGCAACTCACCATTATACATTTATCAGGAACTTTTGAACTGATCAAAAAGAGACTTAGCCATCGAAAAGGTCATTTTCTAGACCCTTCTATATTAAAAAGTCAATTTGAAGATTTGGAAGCATGCCATAGTGCCATTCAGGTCAGCATAGATCAAACACCAGACAAAATATTACAAGAAATACTAAGTAAAATGAGCAATAAAACCGCATTTGGAATAATCGGCATGGGGGTAATGGGCCAAAACCTGGCTATTAATATGGCCAACAATAAGGTCCGGCTATCTGTATTCAACCGGCACGTGGCCGGCAAGGAAGAAGATATCGCCAAAAATTTTGTAGCCAAACATCCGGCGTTGAATATTCAGGGATTTGACGATCTATCAGAATTTGTAGACTCCATGGCACCGCCCAGAAATATCCTGTTAATGGTGCAGGCAGGAACTGCGGTTGACTCAATCATAGACGAGCTAACTCCACTGCTAGGACCTGATGACTTGATCATTGACGGTGGTAATTCTAATTATCTGGATACGAATCGTAGAGATCAAGCCTTAGCCTTGCACGATATCAATTTTATTGGGACAGGGATCTCAGGAGGAGAAGAAGGCGCTAGAAAGGGCCCTTCTATTATGCCTGGAGGAAGCAGAACGGCCTACAATAGAATCGCTCCATTTCTTGAGAATATTGCTGCCAAAGACGCCAACGGAAAAGCCTGTTGTACTTATGTAGGACCGGAAGGTTCTGGCCACTTTATCAAAATGGTTCACAACGGCATCGAATATGCCGAAATGCAGCTTTTGGCCGAAGTGTATGAACTGATGCGAAATGGACTAGGGATGCAACCCGAAGAAATAGCCAAAACACTGGAGCATTGGAAAACCAAAGGCTTGGATAGCTACCTATTGGAGATCACAATCAACATTCTGCGGAAAGAAGAAAACGGCGAGCTATTGCTTGATAAAATATTGGATGCCGCCTCACAAAAGGGAACTGGAGGCTGGTCAACCGAAGCGGCCATACGACTGGGTTCGCCTTTGAATACCATAGCGGATGCGGTAATGGCCAGAAACATCTCTGCACAAAAAGAAACACGAACAGCTGCCAATGAACTTTATGGTCAAATCAAACAACCGATATCCAAAGACCTAGACAGCTTTATTCAAGCGTTGATGGAAGGATATTCGGCCGCTCGTATTGTGAATCACGCGGTAGGGTTCGATATGATGAAAGAAGCCTCGACCCAATACGACTGGAGCTTAGACTTTAGCGAAATCTCTAGGATATGGACCAACGGCTGCATCATTCGATCTGAATTGATGAGTGCCATGGTTAACTTTTTTAAGGACACTGATCGATTGCTCTTTCACCCGGCGATAGTCAAATCACTTGGTGAACAACAAGCCAGTCTGGCTCAAGTAGTTGGACAAGCATTGGCCTCTGGATATCCAGTGCCAGTATTAGCCTCCGCGATGAATTTCTTTCTGGGTTATGTGAATGGCCAATCTTCAGCAAATATGCTACAAGCGCAAAGAGACTATTTTGGTGCACATACCTATAAGCGTGTGGATCAACCATTGACCGAATCATTTCATACCGAATGGACATGA
- a CDS encoding YHYH protein: MRGKKKFLSAILFSMIAVLFVRCTEEAKDALDELTDTDILVKVSATQDGSEAGNSVKFNVSLQDASGDAVTNSTGAALTATAAFSGTATAADFDTDLPSTISIANGSSNTTVELAVKDDSDVEGEETLILTLSAANVGEISIGTATAKVIDNDEEVPTSTTDISVLKDHFYHTTALTFDIGEEFITITAKDLPDHKSMYYDAENDLYEDYDEPNNNDFKKNPNTIGEQNLVYKIPRYPAEASVKETTPMGSMGVAINSVSIFNQEAAPGDDILDELNTFDQYEGHPAGTEYHYHIEPVWLTQFRANADNEALVGILLDGFPVYGTHEDGVQVTNDDLNDYHGHFGVTDDFPNGIFHYHITDDLPWINGDGFYGTPGTVTN, encoded by the coding sequence ATGAGAGGAAAGAAGAAATTTTTATCGGCCATTCTGTTTTCTATGATCGCAGTATTATTTGTGAGATGTACAGAAGAGGCCAAAGATGCTTTAGATGAATTGACGGACACGGATATTTTGGTGAAAGTATCTGCTACGCAAGATGGCTCTGAAGCTGGAAACTCAGTGAAGTTTAATGTGAGTTTGCAAGACGCTAGCGGAGACGCAGTGACCAATTCTACAGGCGCTGCATTAACTGCTACTGCTGCTTTTTCTGGTACCGCTACTGCAGCGGATTTTGATACTGATTTACCAAGTACAATTAGTATTGCAAATGGTTCATCCAACACAACTGTTGAATTGGCAGTGAAAGATGATTCGGATGTCGAAGGGGAGGAAACCCTTATTTTGACGCTAAGCGCGGCAAATGTAGGAGAAATCAGTATTGGAACAGCAACTGCAAAGGTTATTGATAATGATGAAGAAGTGCCTACTTCAACAACTGATATCAGTGTGCTGAAAGATCATTTCTATCATACGACAGCATTGACATTTGATATCGGTGAGGAGTTTATTACCATTACGGCGAAAGACTTGCCTGATCATAAAAGTATGTATTATGATGCAGAAAATGATTTGTATGAAGACTATGATGAGCCAAATAATAATGATTTCAAGAAGAACCCAAATACCATTGGTGAGCAAAACTTAGTATATAAAATTCCAAGATATCCAGCGGAAGCAAGTGTTAAAGAAACTACCCCTATGGGTTCAATGGGAGTTGCCATTAATAGTGTATCTATTTTCAATCAAGAAGCAGCTCCTGGTGATGATATTTTGGATGAATTGAATACGTTCGATCAGTATGAGGGGCACCCAGCAGGTACAGAGTATCACTATCATATTGAGCCAGTTTGGTTGACTCAGTTCAGAGCCAATGCAGACAATGAAGCCCTTGTTGGGATATTGCTAGATGGGTTTCCTGTGTATGGTACGCATGAGGATGGCGTTCAAGTGACTAATGATGATTTGAATGATTATCATGGACACTTTGGAGTAACTGACGATTTTCCAAATGGTATCTTTCATTACCACATCACGGATGATTTACCTTGGATCAATGGTGATGGTTTTTACGGGACTCCAGGGACGGTTACTAACTAA
- a CDS encoding toxin-antitoxin system YwqK family antitoxin: protein MKYYLLFFLAMSVVACDSSLDESQATNLKGQIPKVELLESDSRLSRANDGTIYLDTTVYYGYLISFYSDSTIKSKKAFYQGKLEGDFVSYYPNGQISSLRPYHLGEKHGEHLGYYKNGQLQFQYFFEHGFGQGTHKTWYPNGDLKMEMNYVDGKERGLQRVWRADGKMRSNYVVRENGRKYGKLGLKRCAKIDSETGDVDPYKGNL from the coding sequence ATGAAATATTACTTATTGTTTTTTTTGGCAATGAGTGTAGTGGCTTGTGATTCATCTTTAGATGAATCACAAGCCACTAATTTGAAAGGACAAATCCCTAAAGTGGAATTGTTGGAAAGTGACTCTCGGTTGTCTCGTGCCAATGACGGTACTATTTATTTGGATACTACTGTTTATTATGGATATCTCATCAGTTTTTATTCAGATAGCACAATCAAATCCAAAAAGGCCTTTTACCAAGGAAAATTGGAAGGGGACTTTGTGTCGTATTATCCAAATGGTCAAATCTCCAGTCTAAGACCTTATCACCTTGGAGAAAAGCATGGAGAGCACTTGGGCTATTACAAAAATGGGCAGCTTCAGTTTCAATACTTCTTTGAACATGGTTTTGGTCAAGGGACACACAAAACATGGTATCCAAATGGAGACTTGAAGATGGAGATGAATTATGTGGATGGCAAGGAGAGAGGCCTTCAACGCGTATGGAGAGCAGACGGTAAAATGAGATCCAACTATGTCGTCAGAGAAAATGGGCGGAAATATGGAAAACTCGGGCTCAAGCGATGTGCAAAAATTGATAGTGAAACTGGGGATGTAGATCCTTACAAAGGAAATTTATGA
- a CDS encoding SCO family protein, translating into MIKYSMIVMGLVASIWSCSSSSEKRMNPEIALPFYSDVNFTPEWIEAGDAKYDSIHTIKNFSFVNQKGDTITNETFDGKIYVTNFFFTICPNVCPRMTKNLKKIQAEFASDESVKILSHTVMPWVDSVGRLAEYAQLNDIDVNQWQLVTGDKSSLYDMARNAYFADEGFGKTVTTDEDFLHTENIMLIDANRRIRGVYNGTLPLEMKRMIEDIYTLKKE; encoded by the coding sequence ATGATAAAGTATTCAATGATTGTTATGGGATTGGTTGCGAGTATATGGAGCTGCTCATCATCTTCTGAGAAGAGGATGAATCCAGAGATTGCGTTGCCCTTTTATAGTGATGTGAATTTTACCCCAGAATGGATAGAAGCAGGGGATGCTAAGTATGACTCTATTCATACCATCAAGAATTTTTCATTTGTCAATCAAAAGGGTGACACGATCACCAACGAAACCTTCGATGGCAAAATCTACGTCACGAACTTCTTTTTCACGATTTGCCCTAACGTCTGTCCTCGGATGACTAAAAACCTCAAGAAGATTCAAGCTGAATTCGCTAGTGACGAATCTGTAAAAATCCTATCGCACACGGTGATGCCGTGGGTAGACTCTGTAGGCCGTTTGGCTGAATATGCACAGCTCAATGATATTGATGTCAATCAATGGCAGCTAGTCACCGGAGACAAATCTTCACTCTATGATATGGCAAGAAATGCCTACTTCGCAGATGAAGGATTCGGCAAGACTGTGACTACTGACGAAGATTTTCTGCATACCGAAAATATTATGCTAATTGATGCGAACAGACGGATTCGTGGCGTGTATAATGGGACCCTGCCCCTTGAAATGAAGCGGATGATTGAAGATATCTATACGCTGAAAAAAGAATAA